In the genome of Candoia aspera isolate rCanAsp1 chromosome 1, rCanAsp1.hap2, whole genome shotgun sequence, one region contains:
- the LGALSL gene encoding galectin-related protein translates to MAGSVAERDAVKIEDRLLNNSLGSPVQAEVYFPRLIVPFCGHIKGGMRPGKKVVVMGIVDLNPESFDISLTCGDSEDPPADIAIELKAIFSEKQFLRNSCISGEWGEEQSSLPYFPFIPDQPFRVEILCEHPRFRIFVDGHQLFDFYHRIEKLSAIDTIKINGDLQITKLG, encoded by the exons ATGGCGGGGTCGGTGGcagagagggacgcggtg AAAATAGAGGACAGACTTTTAAACAACTCTTTGGGATCCCCAGTTCAAGCCGAAGTGTATTTTCCACGACTG ATTGTCCCTTTCTGTGGGCACATCAAAGGAGGAATGAGGCCAGGCAAGAAAGTCGTGGTAATGGGCATCGTGGATCTCAACCCAGAGAG TTTTGATATCAGTCTTACGTGTGGAGATTCAGAAGATCCTCCTGCGGATATAGCAATCGAACTGAAAGCCATATTTTCAGAGAAACAGTTCCTCAGGAATTCCTGCATATCTGGAGAATGGGGAGAAGAACAGTCATCTCTTCCATATTTCCCATTTATCCCTGACCAACCCTTCAGG gTTGAAATATTGTGCGAGCACCCTCGTTTTAGAATATTTGTGGATGGACACCAGCTTTTTGATTTTTACCATCGCATTGAGAAGTTATCAGCTATTGATACAATAAAGATAAATGGAGATCTCCAGATTACTAAACTTGGTTGA